In Sphingomonas sp. G-3-2-10, a single window of DNA contains:
- a CDS encoding putative O-glycosylation ligase, exosortase A system-associated produces MHDIPFLVFLAALFGFGFYRPFLFVLAYAYIDIVSPQRLTYVLLNSVPVSLMAVAFAVGGWLVADDKKDLRVAPRQILILVLLAYCFYTTKNADFPLEALDKWDWVWKALAFAFFLPFTLRTRLRIEALMLFMCLSAASIIIVGGIKTLGSGGGYGELNLMITNNSGLYEGSTISTVAICIIPLILWFTRHGTLFAPDWKVKLFCYSLVFACLLIPVGTSTRTGLLCIGLLALLMFRDAKRKMVYVGAAVTLAVVAVPFLPQAFMERMGTIKTYQGDSSASTRVAVWQWTMDYVKTHPMGGGFEAYRQNRIRYEKVNVEKSGGQATVERNIETDSARAYHSAYFEMLGEQGYPGLAIWLLINMGGIFRMEVLRRRYRKAEPDEAWIAPLAGALQSANIIYLLGAVFIAIAFQPFVYMLIGAQIGLDVYCAKKRAAASWRPLRKARPTPVAATA; encoded by the coding sequence GTGCATGATATTCCGTTCCTCGTCTTTCTGGCGGCGCTGTTCGGGTTCGGCTTCTACCGGCCGTTCCTGTTCGTGCTTGCCTATGCCTATATCGACATCGTCTCGCCCCAGCGGTTGACCTACGTCCTGCTCAATTCGGTCCCCGTCTCGCTGATGGCGGTGGCATTCGCGGTGGGCGGCTGGCTCGTCGCGGACGACAAGAAGGATCTGCGCGTCGCCCCCCGCCAGATCCTCATTCTCGTCCTGCTCGCCTATTGCTTCTACACCACGAAGAACGCCGATTTCCCGCTCGAAGCGCTCGATAAATGGGACTGGGTGTGGAAGGCGCTGGCCTTCGCCTTCTTCCTCCCCTTCACCCTGCGCACCCGCCTGCGGATCGAAGCGCTGATGCTGTTCATGTGCCTGTCCGCCGCGTCGATCATCATCGTCGGCGGGATCAAGACGCTTGGCTCGGGCGGCGGCTATGGCGAACTGAACCTGATGATCACCAACAATTCGGGGCTCTACGAAGGCTCGACCATCTCGACGGTGGCGATCTGCATCATCCCGCTGATCCTGTGGTTCACCAGGCACGGCACGCTGTTCGCGCCGGACTGGAAAGTGAAGCTCTTCTGCTACTCGCTGGTCTTCGCCTGCCTGCTGATCCCGGTCGGCACCTCGACTCGCACTGGCCTGCTCTGCATCGGCCTGCTCGCGCTGCTGATGTTCCGCGATGCCAAGCGCAAGATGGTCTATGTCGGCGCGGCAGTGACGCTCGCGGTGGTCGCCGTCCCCTTCCTGCCGCAGGCCTTCATGGAGCGGATGGGCACGATCAAGACCTACCAGGGCGACAGCTCCGCCTCGACCCGCGTCGCCGTGTGGCAGTGGACGATGGACTATGTGAAGACCCACCCGATGGGCGGCGGCTTCGAAGCGTATCGCCAGAACAGGATCCGCTACGAAAAGGTCAATGTCGAGAAGAGCGGCGGCCAGGCAACCGTCGAGCGCAACATCGAAACCGATTCCGCCCGCGCCTATCACAGCGCCTATTTCGAGATGCTCGGCGAACAGGGCTATCCCGGCCTCGCCATCTGGCTGCTGATCAACATGGGCGGAATCTTCCGCATGGAGGTGCTCCGCCGGCGCTATCGCAAGGCCGAACCCGACGAAGCCTGGATCGCCCCGCTGGCCGGCGCGCTCCAGTCCGCCAATATCATCTACCTGCTCGGCGCGGTGTTCATCGCCATCGCCTTCCAGCCCTTCGTCTATATGCTGATCGGCGCGCAGATCGGCCTCGACGTCTATTGCGCGAAGAAGCGCGCCGCCGCGTCATGGCGTCCGCTGCGCAAGGCCCGCCCGACACCCGTGGCGGCCACGGCATGA
- a CDS encoding acyltransferase, whose amino-acid sequence MASAAQGPPDTRGGHGMNELRALTSVRGIAAWLVVLYHIRLSIDGLPAPALAFFAKGYLAVDFFFLLSGFVIWLSYADRIRDGGLAAIPEFLKRRIARIWPLHIFVLAGGVALALLLAATGREAAHFPFAELPLHVVLLQNWGFTDTLSWNDPAWSISCELGAYLVFPFLAFAVDWRRVPTLAILAAIAALLVLIHALFAAHNATTLGQLIPQLGLLRCVLEFAAGTAICALWLRWRDQWVEPAAISVTLAAILFAAWIAGLLPETLAVPAAFAAALLALALTAGRKGNPLEAGPLHYLGEISYATYLGHYLLWFAFKLVFVSDAHAVGWPLIALYLALVLATSIALYHGVERPAQRWINAIKLPRPSGTSATTAH is encoded by the coding sequence ATGGCGTCCGCTGCGCAAGGCCCGCCCGACACCCGTGGCGGCCACGGCATGAACGAACTGCGCGCGCTCACTTCGGTTCGCGGCATCGCGGCGTGGCTGGTGGTCCTCTACCATATCCGCCTCTCGATCGACGGCTTGCCCGCCCCCGCGCTGGCCTTCTTCGCCAAAGGCTATCTGGCGGTCGACTTCTTCTTCCTGCTCTCGGGCTTCGTCATCTGGCTGAGCTATGCCGACCGCATCCGCGACGGTGGCCTCGCCGCGATTCCCGAATTCCTCAAGCGCCGCATCGCGCGTATCTGGCCGCTGCACATCTTCGTGCTGGCGGGGGGCGTCGCGCTCGCGCTGCTGCTCGCCGCCACCGGGCGCGAGGCGGCGCATTTCCCCTTCGCCGAACTGCCGCTGCATGTCGTGCTACTTCAGAATTGGGGCTTCACCGATACGCTGAGCTGGAACGATCCCGCCTGGTCGATCTCGTGCGAGCTGGGTGCGTATCTGGTCTTCCCCTTCCTCGCCTTCGCGGTCGACTGGCGGCGCGTGCCGACGCTGGCGATCCTCGCCGCCATCGCCGCGCTGCTGGTGCTGATCCACGCGCTGTTCGCCGCGCACAACGCCACGACGCTCGGTCAGTTGATCCCGCAACTCGGCCTGCTGCGCTGCGTATTGGAGTTCGCCGCCGGCACCGCGATCTGCGCGCTGTGGCTGCGCTGGCGCGACCAGTGGGTCGAGCCCGCCGCCATTTCCGTCACCCTCGCCGCAATCCTGTTTGCCGCATGGATCGCCGGACTGCTGCCCGAAACCCTAGCCGTCCCCGCAGCCTTCGCCGCAGCCCTTCTCGCGCTGGCGCTGACCGCAGGGCGCAAGGGCAACCCGCTCGAAGCCGGGCCGCTCCATTATCTCGGCGAGATCAGCTACGCGACCTATCTCGGCCATTACCTCCTGTGGTTCGCGTTCAAGCTGGTCTTCGTCAGCGACGCCCACGCCGTCGGCTGGCCACTGATCGCGCTGTACCTCGCGCTGGTCCTCGCCACGTCGATCGCCCTCTATCACGGCGTCGAGCGCCCCGCGCAGCGCTGGATCAACGCGATCAAACTTCCCCGCCCCTCCGGAACCTCGGCCACCACCGCGCATTGA
- a CDS encoding TIGR04063 family PEP-CTERM/XrtA system glycosyltransferase, giving the protein MRVLHLLDHSLPLHSGYTFRTRAILKAQIARGWDVAAVTGPRHGDFAEPLEEVEGLRFYRTPVVPPAPAPLGEWREVNRFARRIRKVAREFQPDVLHAHSPVLNAMAGQRAANRLKLPFVYEIRAFWEDAAVGNGDGREGSMKYRATRALETRAVKKADAVAVICEGLRCDLIRRGIDPAKIFVSPNGVDLTLFGEPLPYDSGLAKTLGIEGAETIGFIGSFYDYEGLDVLIDAMPQLVAWRPNMHLVLVGGGPCEAALRAQAGASPVADRIHFIGRVPHHEVERYYSVVDVLVYPRKRMRLTDLVTPLKPLEAMAQMRLVAASDVGGHRELIRDGDTGTLFRPDDPRALARAVAGLFADRDHWEARRARGRAFVEAERNWSLNVGRYESVYQKLANIAPVKDSWTKGAVKA; this is encoded by the coding sequence ATGCGCGTCCTCCACCTTCTCGACCACAGCCTGCCGCTGCACAGCGGCTACACCTTCCGCACGCGAGCGATCCTGAAAGCGCAGATCGCGCGCGGCTGGGACGTGGCGGCGGTGACCGGGCCGCGGCATGGCGATTTCGCGGAGCCGCTGGAGGAAGTCGAAGGACTGCGCTTCTACCGCACGCCTGTCGTGCCGCCGGCGCCAGCGCCTTTGGGCGAGTGGCGCGAGGTGAACCGTTTCGCCCGGCGCATCCGCAAGGTGGCGCGCGAGTTCCAGCCCGATGTGCTCCACGCCCATTCGCCGGTGCTCAACGCGATGGCGGGGCAGCGCGCCGCGAACCGGCTGAAGCTGCCCTTCGTCTATGAGATCCGCGCTTTCTGGGAAGACGCCGCGGTGGGCAATGGCGACGGGCGCGAGGGTTCGATGAAGTATCGCGCCACCCGCGCGCTGGAGACGCGGGCGGTGAAGAAGGCCGATGCCGTCGCGGTGATCTGCGAAGGGCTGCGCTGCGACCTGATCCGGCGCGGGATCGATCCGGCGAAGATCTTCGTCTCGCCCAACGGCGTCGACCTGACTCTGTTCGGCGAGCCGCTGCCTTACGATAGCGGGCTGGCGAAGACGCTGGGGATCGAGGGGGCCGAGACGATCGGCTTTATCGGCAGTTTTTACGATTATGAGGGCCTCGACGTCCTGATCGACGCGATGCCGCAGCTGGTGGCGTGGCGGCCGAACATGCACCTCGTGCTGGTCGGCGGGGGCCCGTGCGAAGCGGCGCTGCGGGCGCAGGCCGGGGCGTCGCCGGTGGCGGACCGGATCCATTTCATCGGCCGGGTGCCGCACCATGAAGTCGAACGGTATTACAGCGTGGTCGACGTACTTGTTTACCCGCGCAAGCGGATGCGGCTGACCGATCTGGTCACCCCGCTCAAGCCGCTGGAAGCGATGGCGCAGATGCGGCTGGTCGCGGCGTCCGACGTGGGCGGGCATCGCGAGCTGATCCGCGACGGGGATACCGGCACGCTGTTCCGCCCCGACGACCCCCGGGCGCTGGCGCGGGCGGTGGCCGGATTGTTCGCCGATCGCGATCATTGGGAAGCGCGGCGGGCGCGGGGCAGGGCGTTCGTCGAGGCCGAGCGAAACTGGTCGCTGAATGTCGGGCGTTATGAGTCTGTTTACCAAAAACTCGCCAATATCGCGCCCGTGAAGGACTCGTGGACCAAGGGTGCGGTGAAGGCATGA
- a CDS encoding S24 family peptidase: MDADAQRAALAAAITTSGKSCAQLSRLIGRNAAYVQQYLKRGLPGELAERDRAKIARFLGMKPEAFGVTVARGVAEVSRLDVGASAGPGGLVDAERALASTLFDPSMLRRLGVRPEAASMVRVAGDSMERTLRDGDEILVDRDRRSPGVRGELFVLRLDGAVAVKRLRWIGREIEVASDNEAYATVTVEAGAVDVIGRVVWLGRALL; encoded by the coding sequence ATGGATGCGGATGCGCAGCGCGCGGCCCTTGCGGCGGCAATCACAACTTCGGGGAAAAGTTGTGCGCAGCTGTCGCGCCTGATCGGGCGCAACGCTGCCTATGTTCAGCAATATCTGAAGCGCGGCCTGCCGGGTGAACTGGCCGAGCGCGACCGGGCGAAGATCGCGCGGTTTCTGGGCATGAAGCCTGAGGCGTTCGGCGTGACGGTCGCGCGCGGCGTTGCCGAAGTCTCGCGACTGGATGTGGGTGCGTCGGCAGGGCCGGGCGGGCTGGTGGACGCCGAGCGTGCGCTGGCGAGCACGCTGTTCGATCCTTCGATGTTGCGGCGGCTGGGTGTGCGGCCCGAAGCGGCATCGATGGTGCGGGTGGCGGGCGACTCGATGGAGCGGACCCTGCGCGATGGCGACGAGATTCTGGTCGACCGCGACCGGCGAAGTCCGGGCGTGCGCGGCGAATTGTTCGTGCTGCGGCTCGACGGGGCGGTGGCGGTCAAAAGGCTGCGCTGGATCGGGCGCGAGATCGAGGTGGCCAGCGATAACGAGGCCTATGCGACCGTGACGGTCGAGGCCGGGGCGGTGGACGTGATCGGGCGGGTCGTGTGGCTGGGGCGGGCGTTGCTTTAG
- a CDS encoding quinone oxidoreductase: MARVARIERTGGPEVIEIVDIDLPPPGTGEVRIRVTAIGVNFIDTYFRSGLYPVAMPNGLGSECAGVVEALGEGVDTLAVGDRVATYGPALGAYASERNVAAASLFKLPDEVDDETAAAVLLKGCTAEFLAERCAKVQPGWTVLVHAAAGGVGQLLVGWLKELGATVIGTVGSEAKAEAARAAGANHVILHRSEDIAARVREITGGEGVPVVFDGVGGSTWEASLASASRRGLIVSYGNAGGPVEGVKLATLNQHGSLFVTRPKLYDYYVTVQEREAGVARLFAMLAKGAIRPGIGQRYRLEQAAEVHRALEAGETTGATVLLP, translated from the coding sequence ATGGCGCGTGTTGCCCGTATCGAGCGGACCGGTGGTCCCGAAGTGATCGAGATCGTCGATATCGATCTGCCGCCGCCCGGCACGGGCGAAGTGCGGATCCGGGTGACCGCGATCGGCGTGAACTTCATCGACACCTATTTCCGCTCGGGCCTGTATCCGGTCGCGATGCCCAACGGGCTGGGCAGCGAATGCGCGGGCGTGGTCGAAGCGCTGGGCGAGGGCGTCGATACGCTGGCGGTGGGCGACCGGGTGGCGACCTATGGTCCCGCGCTGGGGGCCTATGCGAGCGAACGGAACGTGGCGGCGGCGTCGCTGTTCAAGCTGCCCGACGAGGTGGACGACGAGACCGCGGCGGCAGTGCTGCTGAAGGGCTGCACCGCCGAGTTCCTCGCCGAGCGTTGCGCGAAGGTGCAGCCGGGCTGGACCGTGCTGGTCCATGCCGCGGCGGGCGGGGTGGGGCAGTTGCTGGTCGGCTGGCTGAAGGAACTGGGTGCGACCGTCATCGGGACGGTGGGCAGCGAAGCCAAGGCCGAAGCGGCGCGAGCGGCGGGCGCGAACCATGTGATCCTTCACCGGAGCGAGGACATCGCCGCACGGGTGCGCGAGATCACCGGCGGCGAAGGCGTGCCGGTGGTGTTCGACGGGGTGGGCGGATCGACCTGGGAAGCCTCGCTCGCCTCGGCTTCGCGGCGCGGGCTGATCGTGAGCTATGGCAATGCCGGCGGACCGGTGGAGGGCGTGAAGCTGGCCACGCTCAACCAGCACGGCTCGCTGTTCGTCACCCGGCCCAAGCTGTACGATTATTATGTGACGGTGCAGGAGCGCGAGGCGGGCGTGGCGCGGCTGTTCGCGATGCTGGCGAAGGGCGCGATCCGGCCCGGGATCGGGCAGCGTTACCGGCTGGAGCAGGCGGCGGAGGTGCATCGCGCGCTGGAAGCGGGCGAGACGACCGGAGCGACGGTGTTGCTGCCCTGA
- a CDS encoding aldehyde dehydrogenase family protein, with translation MANNLKQYIDGAWVESEGGTRHAVINPATEEATTEITLGSAADVDKAVAAARRAFESFSRTSVEERAALIERVLEEYKKRAGDMAEAISLEMGAPMSLAKTAQVGSGIGHLASAARALKEFQFEEVIGNSSVVHEPIGVVAMITPWNWPLNQIVSKVAPALAAGCTMILKPSEEAPTNAMIFAEVLDAAGVPAGVFNLVNGDGPGVGTALSTHKGVDMISFTGSTRAGILVAKNAAETVKRVHQELGGKSPSLVLEGADMTRAVPGTLMSVLMNSGQSCISPTRLLVPRDRQDEAIAVATEVMKATQTGDPSQDGRHIGPLVNKTQWEKVQGLIAKGMEEGAKLETGGPGRPDGVETGYFVKPTLFSNVTNEMTIAREEIFGPVLTIIPYDSEEDAVRIANDTDYGLSAVVFGSPEAVRRVAPRLRAGMVYVNGGQPNPDLPFGGYKQSGNGREHGKFGLAEFMEVKALVGVNA, from the coding sequence ATGGCCAATAATCTCAAGCAATATATCGATGGCGCATGGGTCGAGAGCGAAGGCGGCACCCGCCACGCGGTGATCAATCCCGCCACCGAGGAAGCCACCACCGAGATCACGCTGGGTTCCGCCGCCGATGTCGACAAGGCCGTCGCTGCCGCCCGCCGCGCGTTCGAGAGTTTCTCGCGCACCAGCGTCGAGGAACGCGCCGCACTGATCGAACGCGTGCTCGAAGAATATAAGAAGCGCGCCGGCGACATGGCCGAAGCGATCAGCCTCGAAATGGGCGCGCCGATGAGCCTGGCCAAGACCGCGCAGGTCGGTTCGGGCATCGGCCATCTCGCTTCGGCCGCCAGGGCGCTGAAGGAATTCCAGTTCGAGGAAGTCATCGGCAATTCGTCGGTCGTCCATGAACCGATCGGCGTCGTCGCGATGATCACGCCGTGGAACTGGCCGCTCAACCAGATCGTGTCGAAGGTCGCGCCCGCGCTCGCCGCCGGCTGCACCATGATCCTCAAGCCCAGCGAGGAAGCGCCGACCAACGCGATGATCTTCGCCGAAGTGCTCGACGCGGCCGGCGTGCCCGCGGGCGTGTTCAACCTCGTCAACGGCGACGGCCCCGGCGTCGGCACCGCGCTCAGCACGCACAAGGGCGTCGACATGATCAGCTTCACCGGCTCGACCCGCGCCGGCATCCTCGTCGCGAAGAACGCCGCCGAGACGGTCAAGCGCGTCCATCAGGAACTCGGCGGCAAGTCGCCCAGCCTCGTCCTCGAAGGGGCCGACATGACCCGCGCCGTCCCCGGCACGCTGATGAGCGTGCTGATGAATTCGGGGCAAAGCTGCATCTCGCCCACCCGCCTGCTCGTCCCCCGCGACCGCCAGGACGAAGCGATCGCCGTCGCCACCGAAGTGATGAAGGCCACCCAGACCGGCGATCCCTCGCAGGACGGCCGCCATATCGGCCCGCTGGTCAACAAGACCCAGTGGGAAAAGGTGCAGGGCCTGATCGCCAAGGGCATGGAGGAAGGCGCGAAGCTCGAGACCGGCGGCCCGGGCCGCCCCGATGGCGTCGAGACCGGCTATTTCGTGAAGCCCACGCTCTTTTCGAACGTCACCAACGAGATGACCATCGCCCGTGAGGAGATCTTCGGGCCGGTGCTGACCATCATCCCGTACGACAGCGAGGAAGACGCCGTCCGTATCGCCAACGACACCGATTACGGCCTGTCGGCGGTCGTGTTCGGATCGCCCGAGGCGGTCCGTCGCGTCGCCCCGCGGCTCCGCGCCGGCATGGTCTATGTCAATGGTGGCCAGCCCAATCCCGACCTGCCCTTCGGCGGCTACAAACAGTCGGGCAATGGCCGCGAGCATGGCAAGTTCGGCCTGGCCGAGTTCATGGAGGTCAAGGCGCTCGTAGGGGTAAATGCGTAA
- a CDS encoding hemerythrin domain-containing protein produces MNEAPVSYEKLIAEHGVIDAALARLAVLVKDDEPDLPGVILALSDLSSELSAHLAHEDGFLYSRMLTNGTPEGQAAAQTFIAEFAELRHDWGLYLGEWNRECIAGNWAQFRQETDAMIARFAGRVAVENNLLYTMALRIGVITLRHTG; encoded by the coding sequence ATGAACGAGGCTCCGGTAAGCTACGAGAAACTGATCGCCGAACATGGCGTGATCGACGCTGCGCTCGCGCGGCTTGCTGTGCTGGTGAAGGACGACGAGCCCGATCTGCCCGGCGTGATCCTCGCGCTGAGCGATCTTTCGAGCGAGCTCTCCGCCCATCTCGCGCATGAGGATGGATTTCTCTATTCGCGGATGCTCACCAACGGCACGCCCGAGGGGCAGGCCGCCGCGCAAACCTTCATCGCCGAATTCGCCGAGCTGCGCCACGATTGGGGGCTCTATCTCGGCGAGTGGAACCGCGAATGCATCGCCGGCAACTGGGCGCAGTTCCGCCAGGAAACCGATGCGATGATCGCCCGCTTCGCCGGCCGCGTCGCGGTGGAGAACAATCTGCTCTACACGATGGCCCTGCGCATCGGCGTGATCACGCTGCGCCACACGGGTTGA
- a CDS encoding SLC13 family permease has protein sequence MMLLFIWGRLRYDLVAVIALLAALALGVVKPKEAFSGFSDDIVIIVASALVLSGAVQRSGVIDRAMQVVQGRGKRIRSQLLLLTSSVAFASALVKNIGALAMMMPVALQMARKSNAGPAVFLMPMAFASLLGGLITLIGTSPNIIVSRVREEMTGQPFGMFDYAPVGLTLTVMGLVFLRFGYRLLPRDRRATATLGEALDIQDYVTEAEVTAGSAAEGETIEAFETRHEQDVAITAILRAGIRSMPHPQTPLRDGDVLIMAGAPDALERVIASDGLALEGLHREMPEGAGGEVGVIEAVIGNESPLIGRTAIQIGLHEQFGVNLIAVSRHGARLARRVGNIELHSGDVIVLQGPMALIFEQLSGLGCLPLAQRTLRLGSVRKGLLPIAILAVAMAATASGYVPVAVAFFAAAALTVLSGALPLREAYEHVEWPILVMLGALIPVSDSLRTTGTTDLIGEWLGGFAAVLPPWGAVALILVAAMAVTPFLNNAATVLVMAPIAATFATDLGYRPEAFLMATAVGAGCDFLTPIGHQCNTLVLGPGGYRFGDYARLGAPLSLLVILVGTPLILWVWPV, from the coding sequence ATGATGCTGCTCTTCATCTGGGGACGGCTGCGCTACGATCTGGTCGCGGTGATCGCGCTGCTGGCCGCGCTGGCGCTGGGCGTGGTCAAGCCCAAGGAAGCATTCAGCGGATTTTCGGACGATATCGTGATCATCGTGGCCTCAGCGCTGGTGCTGTCCGGCGCGGTGCAGCGATCGGGGGTGATCGACCGGGCGATGCAGGTAGTGCAGGGCAGGGGCAAGCGGATCCGCTCGCAACTGCTGCTGCTGACGTCGAGCGTCGCCTTCGCGTCCGCGCTCGTCAAGAATATCGGCGCGCTGGCGATGATGATGCCGGTGGCGCTGCAGATGGCGCGCAAGTCGAATGCGGGACCGGCCGTGTTCCTGATGCCGATGGCGTTCGCGTCGCTGCTGGGCGGGCTGATCACGCTGATCGGCACCTCGCCCAACATCATCGTCAGCCGCGTGCGCGAGGAGATGACGGGCCAGCCCTTCGGCATGTTCGACTATGCGCCGGTGGGGCTGACGCTGACGGTGATGGGGCTGGTGTTCCTGCGCTTCGGCTACCGGCTGTTGCCGCGCGACCGGCGCGCGACGGCAACGCTGGGCGAAGCGCTGGACATCCAGGACTATGTTACCGAAGCCGAAGTGACGGCGGGATCGGCGGCCGAAGGCGAGACGATCGAAGCGTTCGAGACGCGTCACGAGCAGGATGTCGCGATCACCGCGATCCTGCGCGCGGGCATCCGCAGCATGCCGCATCCCCAGACGCCGCTGCGCGACGGTGACGTGCTGATCATGGCCGGTGCGCCGGATGCGCTGGAACGGGTGATCGCGAGCGACGGACTGGCGCTGGAAGGGCTGCATCGCGAAATGCCCGAAGGGGCCGGCGGTGAAGTGGGCGTGATCGAAGCGGTGATCGGCAACGAAAGTCCGCTGATCGGGCGGACGGCGATCCAGATCGGGCTGCACGAACAATTCGGCGTGAACCTGATCGCGGTTTCCCGTCACGGGGCGCGGCTGGCCCGGCGCGTGGGCAATATCGAACTGCATTCGGGCGACGTGATCGTGCTGCAGGGGCCGATGGCGCTGATCTTCGAGCAACTGAGCGGTCTGGGCTGCCTGCCGCTGGCGCAGCGCACGTTGCGGCTGGGAAGCGTGCGCAAGGGATTGCTGCCGATCGCGATCCTGGCCGTGGCGATGGCGGCGACGGCGAGCGGCTATGTGCCGGTGGCGGTGGCGTTCTTCGCGGCGGCGGCGCTGACGGTGCTGAGCGGTGCGCTGCCGCTGCGCGAAGCCTATGAGCATGTCGAATGGCCGATCCTGGTGATGCTCGGCGCGCTGATCCCGGTGAGCGACAGCCTGCGCACGACGGGGACGACCGACCTGATCGGCGAATGGCTGGGCGGATTTGCGGCGGTGCTGCCGCCTTGGGGCGCGGTGGCGCTGATCCTCGTCGCGGCGATGGCGGTGACGCCGTTCCTCAACAATGCCGCGACCGTGCTGGTGATGGCGCCGATCGCTGCGACCTTCGCCACCGATCTTGGCTATCGGCCCGAAGCGTTCCTGATGGCCACGGCGGTGGGTGCGGGATGCGATTTCCTCACGCCGATCGGCCACCAGTGCAACACGCTGGTGCTGGGGCCGGGCGGGTATCGCTTCGGCGACTATGCGCGGCTGGGGGCGCCGCTGTCGTTGCTCGTCATCCTTGTCGGGACGCCGTTGATCCTGTGGGTGTGGCCGGTCTAG
- the pelA gene encoding pectate lyase: MKRIAIVLAGLAASSCMTPHMAETPSLEPFSDAIHHWRNVHGSDYAAYRPDQLREIADNVFLYQRENGGWIENRDPTRILNAEERAATSAERAKASASFDNRNVYSQVAYLLGAHAVLGDAKYRDAALKGLDFILSQQVASCGGWPHSVPPTQSYHDKITIADEVTSGNLRLLRRIAAGKGAYRAVDGARRSRAAQALARGDACVLRLQIRQGGVPTGWAGQYDPVTLLPAKARAFELPSIVSQETVEMLRYLMEIEYPSPEVVAAIEGGVAWLRRSRIADVRLETVPLPEPVKYPYHTATFDRRLVADPGGPGIWARFYDLGDNSVVLANRDGVRVARYDQIHPERRSGYSWYGDWPRALLEREYPAWKVRVGRK, translated from the coding sequence ATGAAGCGGATTGCGATCGTTTTGGCGGGGCTTGCGGCGAGCAGTTGCATGACGCCCCATATGGCGGAAACGCCTTCACTTGAGCCGTTTAGCGACGCGATCCACCATTGGCGCAACGTGCACGGATCGGACTATGCGGCGTACCGGCCGGACCAGTTGCGCGAAATCGCGGACAATGTGTTTCTGTACCAGCGCGAAAATGGCGGCTGGATCGAGAACCGCGATCCGACGCGGATCCTGAACGCGGAGGAACGCGCGGCGACCTCGGCGGAACGCGCCAAGGCATCGGCCAGCTTCGACAATCGCAACGTCTATTCGCAGGTCGCCTATCTGCTCGGCGCGCACGCCGTGCTGGGCGATGCGAAGTATCGCGATGCGGCGCTGAAGGGACTGGACTTCATCCTGTCGCAGCAGGTCGCGAGTTGCGGCGGCTGGCCGCACAGCGTGCCGCCGACCCAGAGCTATCACGACAAGATCACCATCGCCGACGAAGTGACGTCGGGCAATTTGCGGCTGTTGCGGCGGATCGCAGCGGGCAAGGGCGCATACCGGGCGGTGGATGGGGCGCGGCGTTCGCGCGCCGCCCAGGCACTGGCGCGGGGCGATGCGTGCGTGTTGCGGTTGCAGATCCGGCAGGGCGGCGTACCGACCGGATGGGCTGGGCAATATGATCCGGTGACGCTGCTGCCCGCGAAGGCGCGCGCGTTCGAACTCCCGTCGATCGTCTCGCAGGAGACGGTTGAGATGCTGCGCTACCTGATGGAGATCGAGTATCCGTCGCCCGAAGTGGTGGCGGCGATCGAGGGCGGGGTGGCGTGGCTCAGGCGCTCGCGGATCGCGGATGTGCGGCTGGAGACGGTGCCGCTGCCGGAGCCGGTGAAATACCCCTATCACACTGCGACCTTCGACCGGCGGCTGGTAGCCGATCCGGGCGGGCCGGGGATCTGGGCGCGCTTTTACGACCTTGGCGACAACAGCGTGGTGCTGGCCAACCGCGACGGCGTCCGCGTGGCGCGGTACGATCAGATCCATCCCGAGCGGCGCAGCGGCTATAGCTGGTATGGGGACTGGCCGCGCGCGTTGCTGGAGCGGGAATATCCGGCGTGGAAGGTCAGGGTGGGGCGCAAATAG